The following DNA comes from Lutra lutra chromosome 14, mLutLut1.2, whole genome shotgun sequence.
TGGATGCTAGGGCTGTCCGTGTGGAAGGGCTTGCGGATACGGATCACATCCAAGCCCGACTGGTCCGCCAGCTTCTGCACGAGGGTCGCAATTTCCTCGACTGACTTGCAGTGGATGCTCTCTTCGCGCACTGCCCCGTTAACTGGCCGacgggagggggtgggaggagaggaagcgGATGGATCAGGGGTCAGACCGGCGAAAGGCGAGCCGGTCCAGCCTCCACCCCCCCGCCACGTTGCCCTCCAGCCCTCTTCCGGCCCCACTCACGGTATTCGGCCACTACTCTGGGAACACAGCACGGCCGCGAGTTCACGTATATTACGACCCCCGGGTTCCGTCGGGCGAAGTCAGCCACCTCCTGTTCCACGAACTCCCTGAGGAAGCCGAGAAGAGTAAGCACAGCGACCGCTGACCCGGGGCGACCTCAGCCCGGAGAGCACCCCGCGCCCTTCGCCCGACTCACCTGGCGCCGCGAGACGACGCCGCATCGCGGCTGAGGCTAAAGCTGAGACGCTGCAGCTGCTGCACGTAGCGCCCCAGCCCGTTGTGGAGGACACTGGCCAGGAAGCGGCTCGGGGTCCCGCGCGCCGTCATGTCCGCAGCGCCCAGGTAACACAGACCAgcctggagggcaggagaggggtggggggcgggacgAACGCGGAAGCTTCCGGTTCCGGGAACACTCGCGCGCCGGAGTTTTGCTTCCGCGGTCATGGTGCGAGGCGCGCTAGTGACCCACGTTGCGGGCTAGATGGGCGAGAGGATGGTAGTGACGCGCGGTCAGGGTCGCGAACAGCACAGCTTTTGTCAGTAGAGCCGAGGGAGGACATGGGCGCGGGGTCGAGGTGAGCGCGGGGACTGGCGGGAGCCGCCCGGTGGCGCTGTAGTCGTGGCGAGTCCCCTTTGAGGGAAGAAGCGGCGAGGAGGGCCTCCACTTGGGGGCTAGCGCTTTGGAGTCCGGAGCGACGCGGGTGGCGGTAGAGATGGAGACGACGAGGAGATCCCCTGGCCGGGCGGGAGTGGTAAAGAGATGATCTAGAGAAAGCACAGCGGTGAGGGGCAGCGTGGAGGGTGGTAGAGGTGAGGAAGTGGGTGTACGGGGCCATAGAGgtagagagccagagagaggcaCACGGCCGTGAAAGATGGGCACAGATGTGAAGTAGCAATGCAGAGGGGTGAAGAGGATTCAGAGAGATGATTATGAGGGACAAGTTGAGAGAAAGAAACCACCTCGAGTGGGCTCTGTAGAGTGCTGTGCAGAGGATCCCTAGGTCCTGACCTAGTGAAGGCACCCAAACCAGGGAGGAAAGCATTTCAATTAGTAACTTATTCGATTTGACTAAGAATGTGGGTACTTCTTCGAGGTGGGTACCCCCTCCGCATCCTGCTGCCCCTGCGTGGGGAGTGGATGGGTCGGAGAGGCCTGCCCAGAAGTTTGGTCCCAGGCCCTCCTCGCAGAAGGTACAGGAAGGAGGCTCTCCCAGCCTTGGAGGTACCAGTGTTGCCTGTAACTGCAACTGAAATCCGTCAGTATTTGCGAGCACATGGGATCCCCTTTCAGGATGGCCACAGCTGCCTGCGGGCACCAAGCCCCTTTGTGAAGGCCTTGCAGCTCAAGGACCAGACTGGTGCTACTGCTTCCTTCAGCCTTTTCATTGACAAGACCACAGGCCGCTTTCTCTGCATGAGCAGCCTAGCAGAGGGGAGCTGGGAAGACTTCCAGGCCAGCGTGGAGGGGCAAGGGGATGGGGCCAGAGAGGGGGTCCTGCTTGGTGAGGCCCCAGAAGCTGAGGACAGTGAGGAGATCCGGAGGATCTGGGACCGAGCCATACCTCTTTGGGAGCTGCCTGAACCAGAGGAGGCCCAGCTGGCTCGTGTGATGTTTGGCCTTACCAAAGTGACAGATGACACACTCAGGCGTTACAGTGTACGGTATTTGCGGCCTGCTCGCAGCCTTGTCTTCCCTTGGTTCTCCCCTGGAGGTATGGGATTACGAGGCTTGAAGCTACTAAGTGCTGAAGGCCAGGGAAATGAAGTACATTATAAGGAAACCACCATTCCCCGGCCTGGTGTCTACTGCAATCTGTTTGGATTACCACTGATCAGTCGGCGAGATGTTGAGGTGGTACTGACAAGTCGTGAGCTGGACAGCCTGGCCTTGAACCAATCCACAGGACTGCCCTCCCTTGCCCTACCCCGAGGAACGGCCTGCTTACCCCCTGCCTTACTCCCTTACCTCGAACAGTTTCGACGTATTGTGCTCTGGCTGGGAGATGACCTTCGGTCTTGGGAAGCTGCCAAGTTGTTTGCCCGAAAATTGAATCCCAAGCGATGCTCCTTGGTGCGGCCTGGGGACCAGCAGCCCCGTCCCCTTGAGGCCCTGAACCGAGGCTTAAATCATTCTCGTATTCTGCGTACTGCCCTTCCTGCCTGGCACAAGTCGATCGTGTCTTTCCGGCAGCTTCGGGAAGAGGTGCTAGGAGAACTGTCAAATGTGGAGCAGGCAGCTGGCATCCGCTGGAACCGCTTCCCGGACCTCAATCGTCTCTTGAAGGGTCATCGGAAGGGTGAGCTGACAGTCTTCACAGGTGAGCCCTTGGGGTAAGAGGCAAAGGATCAGGTGACAAAAGCACGTGGGTTTGGGACATGACAAATGTTAAAGAGGAGGTTCTCCCAACTTTGAAGCCCTTTTGCTCCAGGTCTTGGTTTTAAGGGTAGAACTTTCCTCCCTCACCCAGGTCTGTGTTCAACCCCTCTGCAGGGCCAACAGGCAGTGGAAAGACGACATTCATCAGTGAGTATGCCCTAGACTTGTGTACCCAGGGGGTAAACACACTCTGGGGTAGCTTTGAGATCAGCAACGTGAGACTAGCCCGGGTCATGCTGACACAGTTTGCTGTGGGGCGGCTAGAAGAACAATTGGACAGATACGACGAGTGGGCTGACCGCTTTGAAGACCTGCCTCTCTATTTCATGACTTTCCATGGGCAGCAGAGCATCAGGTAAGATTCTGAGGCCTAGGGTTTTCAAAGAATGGGAGGACAGGAGAACAGATCCCCAACAGAATTTTCAGGAATGCTGACTTTTCTGCTGGGCTGGTTCAGAGAGACTGCTTGTAATTGACTCTtgaattctttgcctcttcctctccccaggacTGTCATAGACACAATGCAACATGCAGTATATGTCTATGACATTTGTCACGTGGTCATCGACAATCTGCAGTTCATGATGGGGCATGAGCAGCTGTCCACAGACAGGTGACGTCCTCTCGTCTCACTGGAAAACCCACTCAAACATGCATGTCTTCTCAGGCAGTTGGCCCTTAGGCAAGCACACTGTACTCTTTTGTTACCTGAAATGTGTGTTTGCACACACCACCCCATGTGTATTTCTGTCTTCATAGAGGTGTGAGTTGTGGAAGTGGGAAAGGATGGATAGGGACCTAAGTGTGAGTCCTTGGGTAGAGTGGGGTGGGCGGTTTGCAGGGAGCTGTAAATGAATCAAGAGTATGGATATGTTCTCATCCTTCTGTCTGAATATGCCTTTACTTTGTTGGGGTTGGGGCAGGATTGCAGCTCAAGACTATATCGTTGGGGCCTTTCGAAAGTTTGCAACAGACAATAGCTGCCATGTGACACTGGTCATTCATCCCCGGAAGGAGGATGATGATAAGGAACTGCAGACAGCATCCATTTTTGGTTCAGCCAAAGTAAGTGGCCTTTAGAGGAGCCTAAACTTTGGATAGTAGAGGAGACAGGTGTGACCAGGGATGGCCTTCATTCAGCCTTAAATAATCTTGACTGTCCacctggaagaggcaggagataGCCGCCTCTGGGGCCATGACATGAGGAACACGTGTGTTAGGAATACAAAGGCTGATAATAGTTGGTCCTTTGCCCTCTTTGCCCTCTAAGAGCTCACATCGTCCAGTGGGGAAAATAGTAAGACAGTGATTATAACTCAGTATGATAAGAGCTACAATAGGCAACCCAGGTATTTGGGGAACAATGAGACATCTGAATCGGCCTGGGACATCTGGGGAGACTTCTTGCCCATTTGGGAAAAGGAGGTGTCAACAGAGGTTGGGTTGAGTTCTGGCAGACAGTAAGTGTTAAATAATCGAATAATGGGAGGGCGTTGTGGGCAGCAGGACCAGCCTGATCCTGGAGCTTCCAGGGATATGCTGAGTGCCTGTTACATGCTAGGCCTGGGCTGGGCACAGGGAGTCCAGGGTGAGGAGCACAAACTATGCCACAACGGAACAAACATGGAGCTAGGGAAGAGAGTGACACAGATGTGCAAAGATGGTGGTTCTTTCTTTATGGGGGTCAGGAATGGTCTCTGATGAAGTGTGACATTTAGACTGAGACCTGAATGACAAGAAGATGGGGTAGAGTGGGGTGGTGAGCTATGGAGGAGAAGTGtcacaagcagaaggaacagcgTTTACAGAATCCGGGGCAGTGAGGTAGTCGAGCAACTGAAAGACTCAAGTGGCCCCCTCATCTTGGTCAGTAGTTCAGGGAGCTTTGCCATTCTTCCCTGGAGGTTcagccttcctttcttcttctcatgTCTTCtcactgcttcttcctcctcctgccccaatCCCCCAGGCAAGCCAGGAGGCAGACAATGTTCTGATTCTACAGGACAGGAAGCTGGTCACTGGTCCAGGGAAACGGTATCTGCAGGTGTCCAAGAACCGCTTTGATGGAGACGTAGGTGTCTTCCCACTGGAATTCAACAAGAGCTCTCTTACCTTTTCCATACCACCAAAGAGCAAGGCTCGGCTCAAGAAGGTCAAGGATGACAATGGGCTAGTGACCAAAAAGCCCTCTTCTGGCAGAAAGGGGGCTGTGCCCCAGAACTCTGAGACTTGCTTGGGCCAGGCCCACCACTCCTACCAGCCAAACCCCTCTAAGCCCTCAAGGTGAAGGCACTGGAGAGCTGGACTCTGAAATGAACCTGACAAGACACAGGCTGAGACATAGACTTTCTTAGTCCTCTGCTTAGGCTACCTCTGTCCTGTGGTCTCAAGCTAGGGACCCCCCTCAGTCAGAGGGGCCTACCTAGGGCAGAATTCCATACCGGGAGAATTCAGTTTAGCAAATATTTGAGAACCTCTTGTGTGCCAAGGTTTGTTCTAGGTCCTGGGAGTACAATACTGACAAGACAGATGAAGTCTCTGCTTCTCTAGAACCTGCAGTCTGGTAAgggagacaagaaaaaaaatgaacaaaacatagTTTCAGACAGCGAGATAggctatgaagaaaaaaacagtaatgcAGTAATGCTTATAGGCTAGTTTAAGGTCTGAACAGATATCTCTAAGCAGAGGACATTGAAGATGGGGCCTAAAGAACTAGGATTGAGCCATGTGAACATCTAGAGAAAGAGGGatccaagcagagggaaaattAGACacaggccctgaggtgggaatgaGCAAGTTGAGTTCAAAGCACTGGGTTCAGGCCCTCTGAACCTGGAAGGGAATAGAGGACTTCTTGCCAAACCTCCAGCCTAGGTTCGGAGCTACAGGATGACATGGTGGGCATCAGAGTCCTCTGCGGCCCACTCTGGACCCTGCCAGGAGGTGGCATTTGCTACCATCAGATCCTAGGTGCTTGGCCCTGTAATATCAGGGCCCCAGAGGTGGAAGCTGGCCAGAGAAGAAAGCTGTGAGCCCAGAGTGCCTGCCACCTGGACACTGATTTCATGTTATGCTGCCTCAGACCACTGGAGTGGACACAGTCATAACTTTTTGTAAAGCCTTTtctacttatactaaaaaaaactttttgccattgcctttgtttctgtgttttttcttgtttgtccACCAGGGGTCTCCCCAGCCTATAACTGGATTTTCCTCTTGATTTGAATTGGGAATCTTTGAGCTGTGCACCCCCAAGGAAGCAGAGGCATTAAAGGACCTTGACCCACACATCCCTTTATGCCTCTTGTTGGCTTAGGGATGACAGGATGGTGCCTCTTTATCCCTATCTCCCCTGAGGATATCCATGTGATCTGTGGCAGAGGTGTGGGTCACTGGGGCACATGCCTGGGCCCTGCCTGACCAGCTGTCCCTAGGTGATATGAGCCACTCAATGACCTCTCAATGTGGATTCATACTCCGTGTTTTCTTATCTGGCTCTCCGACCATTTTCCTCGACCTTGTACGCTCAAATGTTTCTCTTATGTTCATATGTGTCAGAACTCCTGGGGctctttaaaaatgcagaacCTAGGGCCTACTCTCCAGTAAGCATGCACAGACGTTTCTAATTTTGGAGGTCTGAGGAAAGGTGCAGGATTCCTCTTTCTTAACAAGTACTGAAGGAGATTGTAAAGTTAGAGACCTTGTCAGAAATAGTTTAAATGAGGGCACTTTCCCA
Coding sequences within:
- the MRPL43 gene encoding 39S ribosomal protein L43, mitochondrial — encoded protein: MTARGTPSRFLASVLHNGLGRYVQQLQRLSFSLSRDAASSRGAREFVEQEVADFARRNPGVVIYVNSRPCCVPRVVAEYLNGAVREESIHCKSVEEIATLVQKLADQSGLDVIRIRKPFHTDSPSIQGQWHPFTNKPTTLGGLRPREVQDAAIAQVQVP
- the TWNK gene encoding twinkle mtDNA helicase, producing MWVLLRGGYPLRILLPLRGEWMGRRGLPRSLVPGPPRRRYRKEALPALEVPVLPVTATEIRQYLRAHGIPFQDGHSCLRAPSPFVKALQLKDQTGATASFSLFIDKTTGRFLCMSSLAEGSWEDFQASVEGQGDGAREGVLLGEAPEAEDSEEIRRIWDRAIPLWELPEPEEAQLARVMFGLTKVTDDTLRRYSVRYLRPARSLVFPWFSPGGMGLRGLKLLSAEGQGNEVHYKETTIPRPGVYCNLFGLPLISRRDVEVVLTSRELDSLALNQSTGLPSLALPRGTACLPPALLPYLEQFRRIVLWLGDDLRSWEAAKLFARKLNPKRCSLVRPGDQQPRPLEALNRGLNHSRILRTALPAWHKSIVSFRQLREEVLGELSNVEQAAGIRWNRFPDLNRLLKGHRKGELTVFTGPTGSGKTTFISEYALDLCTQGVNTLWGSFEISNVRLARVMLTQFAVGRLEEQLDRYDEWADRFEDLPLYFMTFHGQQSIRTVIDTMQHAVYVYDICHVVIDNLQFMMGHEQLSTDRIAAQDYIVGAFRKFATDNSCHVTLVIHPRKEDDDKELQTASIFGSAKASQEADNVLILQDRKLVTGPGKRYLQVSKNRFDGDVGVFPLEFNKSSLTFSIPPKSKARLKKVKDDNGLVTKKPSSGRKGAVPQNSETCLGQAHHSYQPNPSKPSR